A part of Neodiprion pinetum isolate iyNeoPine1 chromosome 4, iyNeoPine1.2, whole genome shotgun sequence genomic DNA contains:
- the ACC gene encoding acetyl-CoA carboxylase isoform X8: MRSIRRWSYEMFKNERAIRFVVMVTPEDLKANAEYIKMADQYVPVPGGSNNNNYANVELIIDIAVRTQVQAVWAGWGHASENPKLPELLHKNNIIFIGPSERAMWALGDKIASSIVAQTADVPTLPWSGSELKAHYSGKKIKISSELFKKGCVSSVEECLAAASKIGFPIMVKASEGGGGKGIRKVDNAEELPSLFRQVQTEIPGSPIFIMKLAKCARHLEVQLLADNYGNAISLFGRDCSIQRRHQKIIEEAPAVIAKPEVFEEMEKAAVRLAKMVGYVSAGTVEYLYDTSGRYYFLELNPRLQVEHPCTEMVSDVNLPAAQLQVAMGLPLHHIKDIRLLYGESPWGDTPIDFDQPRHKPQPWGHVIAARITSENPDEGFKPSSGTVQELNFRSSKNVWGYFSVGASGGLHEFADSQFGHCFSWGEDRNQASENLVVALKELSIRGDFRTTVEYLITLLETESFQSNSFDTAWLDLLIAERVQSDKPDVLLAVTCGALHIADRTITAAFNGFQTALEKGQIQASNDLDNVCEVELINDGFKYKVQTAKSGPNSYFLVMNGSYKEVEIHRLSDGGLLLSMEGSSFTTYMREEVDRYRIVIGNQTCIFEKDNDPSLLRSPSAGKLISFLVEDGGHIDRGQAYAEIEVMKMVMTVTAGEAGSLFYVKRPGAILDAGTLIAHLELDDPSLVSKAQEYTGQFPAPIAPAIPEKLNQLHAKYRSALENTLAGYCLPDPYHLPRLRELIEKFMNSLRDPSLPLLELQEVISTISGRIPVSVEKKIRKYMTLYERNITSVLAQFPSQQIASVIDGHAATLSKRTDRDVFFLTTQGIVQLVQRYRNGIRGRMKTAVHELLRQYYTVESQFQQGHYDKCVSALREQHKDEMSMVTATIFSHNHVQKKNVLVTMLIDHLWANEPGLTDELASTLTELTSLNRTEHSRVALRARQVLIAAHQPAYELRHNQMESIFLSAVDMYGHDFHPENLQKLILSETSIFDILHDFFYHSNRAVCNAALEVYVRRAYISYELACLQHLELSGEIPLVHFQFLLPNNHPNRQNLTLVNHRTGAMAAFKDLEEFSQYSDEVLDLLEDLSSRNTVSAKVLEAVETAGSESRHSTSINVSLSTGETGIAEGGEIPAEPVHILSIAVQDNGNQDDAVMSRLFGDWCATNKEELITRGIRRVTFAALKKRQFPKFFTFRQRDGFIEDRIYRHLEPGCAFQLELNRMRTYDLEALPTSNQKMHLYLGQAKVAKGQQVTDYRFFIRSIIRHSDLITKEASFDYLHNEGERVLLEAMDELEVAFSHPLAKRTDCNHIFLNFAPTVIMDPGRIEESVTSMVLRYGPRLWKLRVRQAEIKMTIRPAPGRPTSNVRLCIANDSGYSIDLHLYTEATEPKTGIIRFESYGSTAVNANWRPGPMHGLPISTPYLTKDYLQAKRFQAQSSGTTYVYDLPDMFRQQIEKFWEKYIEERPTSENIKIPSPVLDCVELVLDGENLVEQKRLPGENDVGMVAWKLRLYTPEYPAGRDIILIANDLTFQIGSFGPKEDLVFCRASETARDLGIPRIYFSANSGARIGLAEEVKGLFRISWEDENEPEKGFKYIYVTPDDYARLAPHNSIKASLIEDNGEPRYKITDIIGKDDGLGVENLKYAGMIAGETSQAYNEVVTISVVSCRAIGIGSYLLRLGQRVIQIENSHIILTGYRALNTVLGREVYASNNQLGGIQIMHNNGVSHATEPRDLDGIATVLRWISYVPKSKGAQLPILSAPHPDPIDREIGYVPTKAPYDPRWMLEGRHSPIDAAAWESGFFDRGSWQEIMRPWAQTVVTGRARLGGIPCGVIAVETRTVELHLPADPANLDSEAKTVSQAGQVWFPDSAYKTAQAIRDFGKEELPLFIFANWRGFSGGMKDMYEQVVKFGAYIVDALKEYTRPVIVYIPPNGELRGGAWAVVDPSINPRHMEMFADTTSRGGVLEPEGIVEIKFRNKDIIKTMHRVDPVIRNFKEKISSSTSAEERANLESEIRKREQILDPMYHQVAVHFADLHDTPERMLEKGVISEIIPWKTARRMLYWRLRRKLLECDAINDVLSTQPSLGVGTVVSMLRRWFVEDRGATESYLWDQDEAVAKWLISQNETEGSVLSRNINCVRRNAVLTRVKEALECCPDVRLDAVIEIAHRLQAGERAELLRTLSQLETSGEEHHNDSSASS, from the exons ATGCGATCAATTCGCCGATGGTCGTACGAAATGTTCAAAAACGAGAGAGCGATTCGCTTCGTAGTTATGGTCACCCCGGAAGATTTGAAAGCAAATGCCGAGTACATTAAAATGGCTGATCAGTACGTACCAGTGCCTGGAGGATCCAACAATAACAACTATGCAAATGTTGAATTGATCATCGACATTGCGGTCCGTACTCAAGTACAAGCTGTCTGGGCTGGATGGGGTCATGCGTCGGAAAATCCAAAATTGCCTGAACTTTTGCACAAAAATAACATAATATTTATCG GACCTTCTGAAAGGGCGATGTGGGCTCTTGGAGATAAAATTGCTTCTAGTATTGTTGCTCAAACTGCAGATGTACCCACACTCCCATGGTCTGGCTCGGAATTGAAAGCTCACTACagtggaaagaaaataaaaatatcatctgaattatttaaaaaggGATGTGTCTCTAGCGTGGAAGAATGTCTTGCTGCTGCGAGTAAAATCGGGTTTCCTATAATGGTAAAGGCAAGCGAAGGCGGAGGTGGAAAAGGTATTCGTAAAGTCGATAATGCTGAAGAGTTACCTTCGTTATTTAG ACAAGTACAAACAGAGATCCCAGGATCGCCCATATTCATAATGAAGCTTGCCAAATGTGCTCGGCACTTGGAAGTGCAACTATTAGCTGATAACTATGGAAATGCTATCTCACTCTTCGGACGTGATTGTTCTATCCAAAGGAGACATCAGAAAATCATTGAGGAAGCACCTGCTGTCATTGCTAAACCAGAAGTCtttgaagaaatggaaaaa GCTGCTGTCAGGCTGGCAAAAATGGTAGGATACGTTAGTGCCGGCACAGTTGAATATCTTTACGATACATCAGGTCGTTACTATTTCTTGGAACTAAACCCTCGCTTACAAGTAGAACATCCCTGCACAGAAATGGTTTCTGATGTCAATTTACCTGCCGCTCAACTTCAAGTTGCAATGGGGTTGCCTTTGCATCATATAAAGGATATTCGGCTTTTGTACGGGGAAAGTCCATGGGGTGATACTCCCATTGATTTCGATCAACCAAGGCACAAACCACAACCTTGGGGTCATGTCATCGCTGCCAGAATCACAAGTGAAAATCCAGATGAAG GATTTAAGCCAAGTTCAGGAACGGTGCAAGAGCTCAATTTCAGATCGTCGAAAAACGTCTGGGGATATTTTTCAGTCGGTGCATCTGGAGGATTGCACGAATTTGCCGACTCGCAATTTGGTCATTGTTTTTCATGGGGTGAAGACCGTAATCAAGCTAGCGAAAATTTAGTTGTTGCTTTAAAAGAATTGAGTATCAGAGGTGATTTTAGAACCACAGTAGAGTACCTCATAACACTTCTCGAAACTGAATCCTTCCAGTCAAACAGCTTTGATACCGCGTGGCTTGACTTACTCATTGCTGAACGTGTTCAAAGTGATAAACCAGACGTTTTGCTGGCCGTGACTTGCGGGGCGTTACATATCGCTGATAGAACAATCACAGCTGCATTTAATGGTTTTCAAACAGCCTTAGAAAAGGGTCAAATCCAAGCCAGCAATGACTTGGACAACGTTTGTGAG GTTGAACTTATCAATGATGGATTCAAATACAAAGTACAGACAGCTAAATCAGGCCCAAACTCCTACTTCCTTGTAATGAATGGTTCCTATAAAGAAGTGGAGATTCATAGACTTTCGGACGGAGGTTTACTACTTTCAATGGAGGGATCAAGTTTCACGACCTACATGAGAGAGGAAGTTGATCGGTACAGAATAGTAATTGGCAACCAGACATGTATATTTGAAAAGGATAATGATCCGTCATTGTTGAGATCACCTTCAGCGGGTAAACTTATCAGTTTTCTGGTAGAGGATGGTGGCCATATTGATCGTGGTCAAGCATATGCTGAAATAGAAGTAATGAAGATGGTTATGACGGTGACGGCTGGAGAAGCTGGTAGTTTGTTTTACGTTAAACGACCTGGTGCAATCTTAGATGCAGGAACATTGATTGCCCATTTGGAATTAGATGATCCTTCACTAGTCAGCAAAGCGCAAGAATACACTGGGCAATTCCCAGCACCAATTGCGCCTGCTATTCCTGAAAAACTCAACCAACTTCACGCTAAATATAGAAGCGCTTTGGAAAATACCCTTGCTGGATACTGTTTGCCCGATCCTTACCATCTACCGAGGCTCCGGGAACTGATTGAAAAGTTCATGAATTCCCTGCGCGATCCTAGCTTACCCCTGCTAGAGCTCCAAGAAGTGATCTCCACTATCTCTGGAAGAATTCCCGTATCTGTAGAGAAGAAGATCAGAAAATACATGACCTTATACGAAAGAAACATCACTTCAGTTTTAGCCCAGTTTCCAAGCCAGCAAATTGCGTCTGTAATTGACGGACATGCCGCCACCCTTTCCAAACGAACGGACAGAGACGTTTTCTTCTTGACGACTCAAGGTATTGTTCAACTGGTGCAAAGATATCGCAATGGTATTCGTGGCAGGATGAAAACAGCGGTTCACGAACTTCTACGGCAGTACTACACAGTTGAAAGCCAATTCCAACAAGGACATTATGACAAGTGTGTGTCGGCTTTGAGGGAACAGCATAAAGATGAAATGAGTATGGTCACTGCTACTATTTTCAGTCACAATCatgtacaaaagaaaaatgtctTGGTTACTATGCTCATTGATCACTTATGGGCTAACGAACCTGGGCTTACAGACGAGCTGGCCAGTACACTGACTGAATTAACAAGTTTAAATCGCACCGAACACAGCAGAGTGGCTCTAAGAGCTAGGCAAGTCTTGATAGCAGCACATCAACCTGCATACGAACTGAGACATAATCAGATGGAATCCATATTCTTATCTGCAGTCGATATGTATGGACATGATTTTCATCCTGAGAATCTCCAGAAGCTGATACTTTCTGAAACTTCTATATTCGATATACTACACGATTTCTTTTATCACTCGAACCGTGCTGTCTGCAATGCTGCTTTGGAAGTTTACGTTCGCAGAGCTTACATCAGTTACGAATTAGCATGTCTGCAGCACCTAGAACTATCTGGAGAAATACCTTTAGTTcactttcaatttcttttgcCGAACAATCATCCAAATCGCCAGAATCTTACTCTTGTCAATCATAGAACAGGAGCTATGGCTGCCTTCAAAGATCTTGAAGAGTTTAGCCAGTACTCTGATGAGGTACTTGACCTGCTAGAAGACTTGTCGTCCCGAAATACAGTTTCTGCCAAAGTTCTCGAGGCTGTAGAAACTGCTGGAAGTGAATCTCGGCACAGTACGTCGATCAATGTTTCTCTGAGTACTGGTGAAACAGGTATTGCTGAGGGAGGTGAAATACCTGCGGAACCTGTTCACATATTAAGCATTGCTGTACAAGATAATGGTAATCAAGACGACGCAGTCATGTCCAGACTGTTCGGAGACTGGTGCGCGACTAACAAAGAGGAGTTAATTACTCGTGGAATCAGAAGAGTGACATTTGCTGCCCTAAAAAAGAGGcagtttccaaaatttttcactttccgaCAACGTGATGGATTTATTGAAGATCGTATTTACAGACATCTTGAACCAGGCTGTGCCTTCCAGTTGGAACTTAACAGAATGCGGACTTATGACCTTGAAGCTTTACCTACATCAAATCAAAAGATGCATCTCTATTTAGGACAAGCTAAG GTTGCCAAGGGCCAGCAAGTTACAGACTATCGCTTCTTCATCCGTTCCATTATACGTCACTCAGATCTCATCACAAAGGAGGCTAGCTTTGATTACTTGCATAACGAAGGTGAACGAGTACTATTGGAAGCAATGGACGAGCTTGAAGTAGCCTTTTCCCATCCCCTAGCAAAACGCACGGATTGCAACCATATATTCTTGAACTTTGCACCAACTGTTATAATGGATCCAGGCAGAATTGAAGAAAGTGTTACGAGCATGGTGCTCAGATATGGTCCTAGACTGTGGAAATTACGAGTTAGACAA GCTGAGATAAAAATGACAATTCGTCCAGCACCAGGAAGACCAACTTCAAACGTTCGTCTTTGTATTGCAAATGATAGTGGATATAGCATTGATCTACACCTTTATACTGAGGCTACGGAACCCAAGACTGGTATTATCCGTTTTGAGTCTTATGGATCTACGGCAGTTAATGCGAACTGGCGACCAGGACCAATGCATGGTTTGCCTATTTCTACACCTTACCTGACCAAAGATTATCTCCAGGCTAAACGGTTCCAAGCACAGAGTTCGGGAACTACTTATGTGTATGATTTACCGGATATGTTCCGTCAACAAATTGAGAAGTTCTGGGAGAAATACATTGAGGAAAGACCTACCTCAG AAAATATCAAGATTCCGAGCCCGGTATTGGACTGTGTCGAACTTGTTTTGGACGGTGAAAATTTAGTAGAACAAAAGCGATTACCTGGTGAAAACGACGTTGGCATGGTCGCATGGAAACTCAGACTTTACACCCCAGAGTACCCAGCTGGAAGAGATATCATACTTATTGCAAATGATTTGACTTTCCAAATTGGTTCGTTTGGACCAAAAGAAGATCTCGTATTTTGTAGAGCATCTGAAACAGCTAGAGATCTTGGAATTCCAAGAATTTACTTCTCGGCGAATTCTGGTGCCAGAATTGGTCTTGCTGAAGAG GTGAAAGGCTTGTTCAGAATTTCGTGGGAGGATGAAAACGAGCCTGAAAAGGGCTTCAAATACATCTATGTAACTCCTGACGACTATGCTAGATTAGCACCGCATAATTCAATTAAGGCATCATTAATTGAAGACAATGGTGAGCCTCGCTACAAGATAACTGATATTATAGGCAAAGATGATGGACTGGGAGTTGAAAATCTTAAATATGCTGGTATGATTGCTGGTGAAACGTCTCAAGCATATAACGAG GTGGTTACAATATCAGTTGTCTCATGCCGTGCAATTGGTATTGGTTCTTATTTACTGCGACTTGGGCAACGAGTTATACAAATTGAGAACTCGCACATTATATTAACCGGGTATAGAGCACTGAATACAGTGTTGGGTCGTGAGGTTTACGCTAGTAATAATCAATTGGGTGGAATTCAAATAATGCACAATAACGGTGTTTCACACGCAACTGAACCAAGAGATTTAGATGGTATAGCCACTGTACTCAGATGGATTAGCTATGTACCTAAATCTAAAGGAGCCCAGCTTCCTATTCTCTCTGCACCACATCCAGATCCAATTGACCGAGAAATTGGATATGTTCCTACCAAGGCTCCCTATGATCCCAGGTGGATGCTTGAAGGAAGACATTCTCCCATTGACGCTGCGGCTTGGGAAAGTggatttttcgatcgtggttcATGGCAG GAAATTATGCGGCCTTGGGCACAAACTGTGGTAACTGGACGTGCTAGACTTGGAGGTATCCCTTGCGGTGTGATAGCCGTAGAAACACGAACTGTCGAACTGCATTTACCAGCAGATCCCGCAAATTTGGACTCTGAAGCAAAGACAGTTTCACAGGCGGGTCAAGTCTGGTTTCCAGACAGTGCATATAAAACTGCTCAGGCTATTCGTGATTTTGGCAAAGAAGAACTGCCTCTTTTCATCTTTGCTAACTGGCGTGGTTTTTCGGGTGGTATGAAAG ACATGTACGAGCAAGTTGTTAAGTTTGGTGCTTACATTGTTGATGCGTTAAAAGAGTATACCAGACCAGTGATAGTGTACATCCCTCCAAATGGAGAACTAAGAGGTGGTGCATGGGCAGTTGTTGATCCATCTATAAACCCCAGGCATATGGAAATGTTTGCCGACACAACAAGCCGTGGAGGTGTATTAGAACCAGAAGGAATCGTCGAAATCAAATTTAGaaacaaagatataattaaaACCATGCATAGAGTTGACCCTGTCATACGTAACTTCaag gaaaaaatatcgagttCAACCTCCGCTGAAGAACGTGCTAACCTGGAAAGCGAAATCCGGAAAAGAGAACAGATCTTGGATCCCATGTATCACCAAGTCGCTGTTCACTTTGCCGATCTTCATGATACTCCTGAAAGAATGTTGGAGAAGGGTGTCATTAGTGAAATAATTCCATGGAAAACAGCACGCCGCATGTTATATTGGAGACTCAGACGTAAACTCCTGGAGTGTGATGCCATAAACGATGTCTTGTCAACACAGCCTAGCTTGGGTGTTGGAACAGTAGTTTCTATGCTGAGACGCTGGTTCGTAGAAGACAGAGGTGCTACAGAGTCTTATCTGTGGGACCAGGATGAGGCTGTAGCCAAGTGGTTAATAAGCCAGAATGAAACTGAAGGCAGTGTTCTAAGCCGTAATATTAATTGCGTACGGAGGAACGCGGTTCTCACTCGGGTTAAGGAGGCCCTTGAATGTTGTCCAGACGTGAGATTAGATGCAGTTATAGAAATCGCGCACAGACTGCAAGCTGGTGAACGTGCCGAACTTCTGCGAACTCTCTCACAGCTTGAAACGTCTGGAGAAGAACATCACAATGATTCTAGTGCTTCGTCATAG